In Brucella melitensis bv. 1 str. 16M, a genomic segment contains:
- a CDS encoding PstS family phosphate ABC transporter substrate-binding protein, whose product MNKMISSTAALAIAAVLSVSAAQARDQIQIAGSSTVLPYAKIVAETFGETYPNFKTPVVESGGSGAGIKEFCKGVGENTIDIANASRAMKDSELKSCIDAGVKDVQEVRFGYDGIVFATDAKGPDWKLTPEDIYKALAARLVVDGKLVDNPNTKWNQVNPNLPDWDIAAYIPGEKHGTREVFEEKVLADGCKHSGALDEIRKTGLDDKAAASACIAVRKDGKAVDIDGDYAETLARIASNKTGVGVFGLYFFENNADKLKVATVNGVKPSAETVASGEYPVSRPLYFYVKKAHLGVIPGLKEYVEFFLNDQMIGPDGPLAEYGLVPAPDAEREAQRTAFSEGKTLAAK is encoded by the coding sequence ATGAACAAGATGATTTCCTCGACCGCGGCACTTGCCATTGCTGCCGTTCTGTCGGTTTCCGCTGCCCAGGCGCGCGATCAGATCCAGATCGCTGGTTCCTCCACGGTTCTGCCTTATGCCAAGATCGTTGCCGAAACTTTTGGCGAGACCTATCCGAACTTCAAGACGCCGGTTGTCGAATCGGGCGGTTCGGGCGCTGGCATCAAGGAATTCTGCAAGGGTGTAGGTGAAAACACCATCGACATTGCCAATGCTTCGCGCGCCATGAAGGATTCCGAGCTGAAGTCCTGCATCGATGCTGGCGTCAAGGACGTTCAGGAAGTGCGCTTCGGCTATGACGGCATTGTCTTCGCCACCGACGCCAAGGGCCCGGACTGGAAGCTGACGCCGGAAGACATTTATAAGGCGCTGGCGGCAAGGCTGGTCGTTGACGGCAAGCTGGTTGACAATCCCAATACCAAGTGGAACCAGGTCAATCCGAACCTGCCGGATTGGGACATCGCCGCCTATATTCCGGGCGAAAAGCACGGCACCCGCGAAGTGTTTGAAGAAAAGGTCCTGGCCGACGGCTGCAAGCATTCCGGCGCTCTGGACGAAATCAGGAAGACGGGCCTTGATGACAAGGCTGCGGCTTCGGCCTGCATCGCGGTGCGCAAGGATGGCAAGGCAGTCGATATCGACGGTGACTATGCTGAAACCCTTGCCCGCATTGCTTCCAACAAGACCGGCGTTGGCGTTTTTGGTCTCTACTTCTTTGAAAACAATGCCGACAAGCTGAAGGTCGCAACCGTCAACGGCGTCAAGCCATCGGCTGAAACTGTCGCCTCGGGTGAATATCCGGTTTCGCGCCCGCTTTATTTCTATGTGAAGAAGGCGCATCTGGGCGTTATTCCGGGCCTCAAGGAATATGTCGAGTTCTTCCTGAACGATCAGATGATCGGCCCGGATGGCCCGCTTGCCGAATATGGTCTGGTCCCGGCGCCCGATGCAGAACGTGAAGCACAGCGTACCGCCTTCAGCGAAGGCAAGACGCTTGCTGCAAAATAA
- a CDS encoding YbaN family protein — protein MQDHPEQDEKAVSVAAVSTGKRMLYLCLGFLMLALGIIGAFLPVMPTTIFVILAAWFFARSSPVLEARLLADPRFGPLVIKWRERGAIPPRAKLYACLGMAFGYGFFWWGARPGLALAAIVAVFMLGSAAYVLSRPNG, from the coding sequence ATGCAGGATCATCCAGAACAGGACGAAAAAGCCGTAAGCGTTGCAGCCGTTTCTACGGGTAAGCGGATGCTTTACCTGTGCCTTGGCTTTCTCATGCTGGCGCTCGGTATTATCGGCGCTTTTCTGCCTGTCATGCCCACGACGATTTTCGTTATCCTTGCCGCCTGGTTCTTTGCGCGTTCTTCGCCCGTGCTGGAGGCGCGGCTTCTGGCCGACCCGCGTTTCGGGCCTCTGGTTATCAAGTGGCGTGAGCGGGGTGCCATTCCACCGCGGGCAAAACTCTATGCCTGCCTGGGCATGGCCTTCGGATATGGTTTCTTCTGGTGGGGCGCCCGTCCGGGGCTGGCTTTGGCGGCAATCGTTGCCGTTTTCATGCTGGGCTCGGCGGCCTATGTCCTGAGCCGCCCCAACGGGTGA
- a CDS encoding septal ring lytic transglycosylase RlpA family protein, which translates to MNFKTRMAMLAVAATGLLAATAIEASAEQCGGASWYALTSRTASGERMNPAGLTAAHRTLPLGSKVKVTNQKNGKSLVVRINGRGPFIKGRVLDLSKGAASRLGFIGAGHTKVCFKPL; encoded by the coding sequence ATGAACTTCAAGACCCGTATGGCTATGCTTGCCGTTGCGGCAACCGGCCTTCTCGCCGCCACCGCAATCGAGGCTTCAGCAGAGCAATGCGGCGGTGCCTCCTGGTACGCCCTTACTTCCCGCACGGCTTCAGGCGAACGCATGAACCCGGCCGGACTGACCGCAGCCCACCGCACCCTGCCGCTTGGCAGCAAGGTCAAGGTCACCAATCAGAAAAACGGCAAATCGCTCGTCGTGCGCATCAATGGTCGCGGTCCGTTCATCAAGGGGCGCGTACTCGATCTTTCCAAGGGCGCTGCAAGCCGTCTGGGCTTCATCGGCGCCGGGCACACCAAAGTCTGCTTCAAGCCACTTTAG
- a CDS encoding transglutaminase-like cysteine peptidase, with translation MFCVVRSTKKIMAAAGFTASLLLAGFAAQAASGDFMQTGKITSQPIGHYEFCKREARECAITSRDTRALKLTPANWQHIIEVNFSVNERIKPMTDMEIYGIEEYWAYPTTVGDSEDYVLLKQRELHQAGIPLTDLLITVVRKPNGEGHAVLTARTDRSDFVLDNLTDEVMRWDETDYTYLKRQAANHTGRWVTIEAPDNLLVGSVR, from the coding sequence ATGTTTTGCGTTGTTCGCTCGACCAAGAAAATAATGGCAGCAGCCGGTTTCACGGCGTCGCTTCTGTTGGCAGGCTTTGCGGCGCAGGCTGCTTCCGGCGATTTCATGCAGACCGGCAAGATCACCTCGCAGCCGATCGGCCATTATGAATTCTGCAAGCGCGAAGCCAGGGAATGCGCCATCACCAGCCGCGACACCCGTGCGCTCAAACTCACCCCTGCCAACTGGCAGCACATTATCGAAGTGAACTTTTCGGTCAATGAACGCATCAAGCCGATGACCGACATGGAAATCTACGGCATCGAGGAATATTGGGCCTATCCGACCACGGTTGGCGACAGCGAGGATTATGTCCTTCTCAAGCAGCGCGAACTGCATCAGGCAGGCATTCCGCTCACCGATCTCCTGATTACCGTTGTCCGCAAGCCGAATGGTGAAGGCCATGCCGTGCTGACGGCGCGCACGGACCGTAGCGATTTCGTCCTCGACAACCTGACCGACGAAGTCATGCGCTGGGACGAAACCGACTATACCTATCTGAAGCGCCAGGCCGCCAACCATACGGGGCGTTGGGTCACAATCGAAGCCCCGGACAATCTTCTGGTCGGCTCGGTCCGCTGA
- the gshB gene encoding glutathione synthase: MALKVAVQMDHISTVNITGDTTFALSLEAQKRGHELFHYTPDWLSMRDGVVSARVEKMEVRDVKGDHYTLGEPVRRDLTEMDVILLRQDPPFDMNYITTTHLLERIHPKTLVVNDPTWVRNSPEKIFVTEFPDLMPETLITKDPQEVMDFRREFGDIILKPLYGNGGAGVFHLADGDRNLTSLLEMFGQLFREPFIAQRYLKDVRAGDKRIILIDGEPVGALNRVPSETDARSNMHVGGRPEQSKLTPREREICARIGPSLKERGFILVGIDVIGDYMTEINVTSPTGIREIERFDGTNIAALFWDAVEARR; encoded by the coding sequence ATGGCTCTCAAAGTCGCGGTCCAGATGGACCATATCAGCACGGTGAACATCACGGGCGATACCACTTTCGCTCTCTCGCTTGAGGCGCAAAAGCGCGGCCACGAGCTTTTCCATTATACGCCCGACTGGCTTTCCATGCGCGATGGCGTGGTTTCCGCCCGCGTGGAAAAGATGGAAGTGCGCGATGTGAAGGGCGATCATTACACGCTGGGCGAGCCTGTCCGCCGCGACCTCACGGAAATGGATGTGATCCTGCTGCGCCAGGATCCGCCTTTTGACATGAATTACATCACCACGACGCATCTTCTGGAACGCATCCATCCAAAGACGCTGGTGGTCAACGATCCGACCTGGGTGCGCAACAGCCCGGAAAAGATTTTTGTCACCGAATTTCCCGACCTGATGCCGGAAACGCTCATCACCAAGGATCCGCAGGAGGTGATGGATTTCCGCCGTGAATTCGGCGACATCATCCTGAAGCCGCTTTACGGCAATGGCGGCGCGGGCGTCTTCCATCTGGCGGATGGCGACCGCAACCTTACCTCGCTTCTGGAAATGTTCGGCCAGCTTTTCAGGGAGCCGTTCATCGCGCAGCGCTATCTGAAAGATGTGCGGGCGGGCGACAAGCGTATCATCCTCATCGATGGCGAGCCGGTGGGCGCGCTGAACCGCGTGCCGTCCGAAACCGACGCACGCTCCAACATGCATGTGGGCGGACGCCCCGAACAGAGCAAGTTGACCCCGCGTGAGCGTGAAATCTGCGCGCGCATTGGCCCCTCGCTGAAAGAGCGCGGCTTCATCCTCGTCGGCATCGACGTGATTGGCGACTACATGACGGAAATCAACGTGACGTCGCCGACAGGTATCCGTGAAATCGAACGTTTTGACGGCACCAATATTGCCGCCCTGTTCTGGGATGCGGTGGAAGCCAGACGATAA
- a CDS encoding SMP-30/gluconolactonase/LRE family protein yields the protein MSVVKTKIFAEHIAELGEGPGYDPLTGNVWWFDILGQRLIEKNWDSGETHVHELGMKASALAVIDRNRQLIVSEHGLFIRERANGRLTLHHPLEADNEITRSNDARVHPSGAFWIGTMGKKAEKEAGSIWWYREGHVKKLFSGITITNSICFSPDGKVAYFADTDRNIIWRVDTDPETGLPVSEKSVFHHRSEAGNMDGSVVDAEGTLWNACWGGSAIHAYSPQGRLIRSVELPVKQPSCPAFVGPDAAVMIITSAFEGMNAKARQADPHAGKVLLLDLTLAGRHDPPVRL from the coding sequence GTGAGCGTGGTCAAAACGAAAATATTTGCCGAGCATATCGCGGAACTGGGCGAAGGTCCGGGCTATGATCCTTTGACCGGCAATGTCTGGTGGTTCGATATTCTGGGCCAGAGGCTGATCGAAAAGAACTGGGACAGCGGCGAAACCCATGTGCATGAACTTGGCATGAAGGCAAGCGCGCTTGCCGTCATCGACCGCAACCGGCAGCTTATCGTGAGCGAACACGGGCTTTTCATCCGCGAACGCGCCAATGGGCGGCTGACGCTGCATCATCCGCTGGAGGCGGATAATGAAATCACCCGGTCCAACGATGCCCGTGTGCATCCTTCCGGCGCATTCTGGATCGGCACCATGGGCAAAAAGGCCGAGAAGGAAGCAGGGTCGATCTGGTGGTACCGCGAAGGCCATGTGAAGAAACTCTTCTCCGGCATCACAATCACCAATTCCATCTGCTTTTCACCGGACGGCAAGGTCGCCTATTTCGCGGATACAGACCGCAATATCATCTGGCGCGTCGATACGGACCCGGAAACCGGCCTGCCGGTTTCCGAAAAAAGCGTTTTCCATCATCGCAGCGAAGCGGGCAACATGGACGGCTCGGTCGTGGATGCGGAAGGCACACTGTGGAATGCCTGCTGGGGCGGCAGCGCCATCCACGCCTATTCGCCGCAAGGCCGCCTGATCCGCTCGGTCGAGCTTCCGGTCAAGCAGCCCTCCTGCCCGGCCTTCGTCGGCCCCGATGCCGCCGTGATGATTATCACCAGTGCATTTGAAGGCATGAATGCGAAAGCCCGGCAGGCCGATCCCCACGCCGGAAAGGTCCTGCTGCTGGATCTCACCCTTGCCGGCCGGCACGATCCCCCCGTTCGCCTGTAA
- a CDS encoding DUF1330 domain-containing protein translates to MPKAYWIARVDVRDPERYKDYVSTAKPAFERFGANFIARGGKADAVEGPGRARNVIIEFETMQHALDCYNSPEYQAAAAICQTVADGEIVIVEGI, encoded by the coding sequence ATGCCGAAAGCCTATTGGATTGCCCGCGTGGATGTTCGCGATCCCGAGCGCTACAAGGATTATGTTTCGACGGCCAAGCCCGCTTTTGAGCGGTTCGGCGCGAATTTCATCGCTCGTGGCGGCAAGGCGGACGCGGTGGAGGGGCCGGGCCGGGCCCGCAATGTCATCATCGAATTTGAAACGATGCAACACGCGCTTGATTGCTATAATTCACCTGAATATCAGGCCGCAGCCGCCATCTGCCAGACAGTGGCGGACGGTGAGATCGTGATCGTCGAAGGCATCTGA